In Gemmata obscuriglobus, a single genomic region encodes these proteins:
- a CDS encoding putative hydro-lyase, with amino-acid sequence MLNDLIHATGSDVRAACRAGRHTGPTPGLALGYVHANLVILPRDWAFDFLLFCQRNPKPCPLLDVTEAGDSEAKLTAPGSDLRTDLPAYRVWEHGELVAEPTDITRYWRDDLVSFVIGCSFTFETALMAAGVPVRHIEQNVNVPMYRTNVPCKPAGRFSGPMVVSMRPLTPAQEVKATQICSRFPRAHGAPVHFGDPTAIGIRDITKPDFGDGVEIRNNEVPVFWACGVTPQAALMQAKPPFAITHKPGHMFLTDLKDTDLEGE; translated from the coding sequence ATGTTGAACGATCTGATCCACGCAACCGGCAGTGATGTGCGTGCCGCGTGCCGCGCCGGCCGCCACACCGGGCCGACCCCGGGCCTCGCACTCGGTTACGTCCACGCAAACTTGGTGATCCTGCCGCGCGACTGGGCTTTCGACTTCTTGCTGTTCTGCCAGCGAAACCCGAAGCCGTGCCCGCTCCTTGATGTGACCGAAGCGGGCGATTCCGAGGCGAAACTCACCGCCCCGGGGAGCGACCTGCGTACCGACCTTCCAGCGTACCGGGTCTGGGAACACGGCGAACTAGTTGCGGAACCTACTGACATCACTCGCTATTGGCGGGACGATCTCGTATCGTTCGTAATCGGCTGTTCCTTCACCTTCGAGACCGCGCTCATGGCCGCCGGGGTACCGGTGCGGCACATCGAACAGAACGTGAACGTGCCGATGTACCGGACGAACGTCCCGTGCAAGCCTGCGGGACGCTTCAGCGGCCCGATGGTGGTCTCGATGCGTCCGCTCACACCCGCACAGGAGGTGAAAGCGACTCAGATTTGCAGTCGCTTCCCACGAGCTCACGGCGCTCCGGTCCATTTCGGCGATCCCACCGCCATCGGCATCCGTGACATAACGAAACCCGATTTTGGCGACGGCGTCGAAATACGGAACAATGAAGTGCCGGTGTTCTGGGCCTGTGGTGTAACGCCGCAAGCCGCCCTGATGCAGGCGAAACCGCCGTTCGCAATCACACACAAGCCGGGTCACATGTTCCTAACAGACTTGAAAGACACCGACCTCGAAGGCGAGTAG
- the prpB gene encoding methylisocitrate lyase produces MRISLVRHVRNPMSFDTNSLSPGARLRAAWMSGPLTLPGVFNPLVAKMAERLGFSAVYLSGGALSAGSGVPDIGLLTLTEFTQAAQLTAQATTLPLLCDADTGFGESLNVERTVRMFEAAGAAGIHLEDQEMPKRCGHLSGKSVVSAEVMAAKIRAAVAAKRDKDFVIMARTDAKAVNGFDDALDRAKRYLDAGADAIFPEAMESRDEFERFAKALPGAVLLANMTEFGKSPYLDVKTFGEMGYRLVLFPLTAFRVAMKAAEDTLRDLMQSGTQTGSLPKMQTRSELYDLLGYTGYEARDRAYFGGRQ; encoded by the coding sequence ATGCGGATTTCACTTGTTCGCCACGTGAGAAACCCAATGTCTTTCGACACGAATTCCCTCTCGCCAGGGGCGAGATTGCGGGCGGCGTGGATGAGCGGCCCTCTCACCCTCCCTGGTGTGTTCAATCCGCTCGTTGCGAAAATGGCAGAGCGACTTGGATTTTCGGCCGTCTACCTCTCCGGGGGGGCTCTTTCCGCAGGTAGTGGCGTCCCGGACATCGGGTTACTTACGCTCACCGAGTTCACCCAAGCCGCCCAGCTCACTGCGCAAGCCACCACCCTCCCCCTGCTCTGTGACGCGGACACGGGCTTCGGCGAATCACTTAACGTTGAGCGAACCGTCCGCATGTTTGAGGCGGCGGGGGCCGCGGGGATTCACCTTGAAGATCAAGAGATGCCCAAACGGTGCGGTCACCTCTCCGGGAAATCGGTTGTGAGCGCCGAAGTGATGGCCGCCAAGATCCGGGCGGCGGTCGCGGCAAAGCGGGATAAGGACTTCGTCATCATGGCGCGAACCGACGCCAAGGCGGTGAACGGCTTCGATGACGCGCTCGATCGCGCGAAGCGGTATTTGGACGCGGGCGCCGATGCGATCTTCCCGGAGGCGATGGAGTCCCGCGACGAGTTCGAGCGGTTCGCGAAAGCGCTACCTGGGGCCGTGCTGCTGGCGAACATGACCGAGTTCGGCAAATCGCCGTACCTGGACGTTAAAACCTTCGGCGAAATGGGATACCGGCTGGTGCTGTTCCCGCTCACCGCGTTCCGCGTGGCAATGAAGGCCGCCGAGGACACCCTCCGCGACTTGATGCAAAGTGGCACACAAACCGGCAGCCTTCCCAAAATGCAAACGCGTTCTGAACTGTATGACCTTCTCGGTTACACCGGGTACGAGGCGCGAGACCGGGCGTACTTCGGGGGCCGGCAATGA
- a CDS encoding DUF4392 domain-containing protein has protein sequence MTTDEKLTAILAAVQTDPGNRGLGRDPNDNLFTATKGDFEAACRSFVGTPNAALDVTTGFYIPTATPPAFETDGPLGAAFLFRALVPLGYRVGLTGQKACVSAMHAAIAQGTTLKPAYIEYRDESDQPSYVVQLDEAWPGQSATHYLAIEHVGRASNGRYYSMRGRDITGFTKPVDEGFLRNAEQRLVETIGIGDGGNEIGMGKIPHDTIVKNIPNGDLIHCRVPTDHLIVCGVSNWGAYAFAAGVYVLRGVTPHGDLFDPNCERKILEIMVREGPLVDGVTGQQTATVDGLTWDKYVKPLARIREILES, from the coding sequence ATGACCACCGACGAGAAGCTGACCGCAATTCTGGCCGCCGTCCAAACCGACCCCGGCAACCGCGGTCTGGGACGTGATCCGAATGACAACCTGTTTACCGCCACGAAGGGCGACTTCGAGGCCGCGTGCCGGAGCTTCGTGGGAACCCCTAATGCCGCGCTCGATGTAACCACCGGCTTTTACATCCCGACAGCCACCCCGCCGGCGTTCGAGACCGACGGCCCGCTCGGCGCCGCGTTCCTGTTCCGCGCGTTGGTACCGCTCGGCTACCGAGTCGGGTTGACCGGCCAAAAGGCATGCGTGAGCGCGATGCACGCCGCAATTGCACAGGGAACCACGCTGAAGCCCGCGTACATCGAGTACCGGGACGAATCCGATCAACCGAGTTACGTTGTCCAACTCGACGAAGCGTGGCCCGGTCAGTCGGCCACACACTACCTCGCAATCGAACACGTCGGCCGGGCGAGCAACGGACGCTACTACTCAATGCGCGGCCGCGACATCACCGGGTTCACGAAGCCGGTCGATGAGGGTTTCTTGCGCAACGCCGAGCAGCGGCTCGTCGAAACCATCGGTATCGGCGACGGCGGCAACGAGATCGGGATGGGGAAGATCCCGCACGACACGATCGTCAAGAACATCCCGAATGGCGACCTGATTCACTGCCGCGTTCCGACGGATCACCTGATCGTATGCGGGGTCAGCAACTGGGGCGCTTATGCCTTCGCCGCGGGCGTTTACGTTCTGCGCGGGGTGACGCCGCACGGTGACCTCTTCGACCCGAACTGCGAACGCAAGATTCTCGAAATCATGGTGCGAGAGGGGCCGCTCGTGGATGGGGTGACGGGCCAGCAGACCGCCACCGTCGACGGGTTAACGTGGGACAAGTACGTGAAGCCGCTCGCCCGGATTCGCGAGATCCTGGAGTCCTGA
- a CDS encoding RluA family pseudouridine synthase: MSFADSLDILHEDNHCLALNKPAGWPTTHFDGKDETVDRLVKAYLKEKYDKPGNVFLGVVHRLDKPVSGSLVFARTSKAAARLSEQFREGGVEKVYWAVIEAQAPGPWVTADNGSLEDWLQKDDDNARVETVAPETPGAQFARLLFQVRGRHNGLIWLELRPHTGRKHQLRVQLASRGASIYGDHKYGSKLPFGNGIALHARSLTFLHPTSKNPVTVKSEVPKIWRGRFAHLLNTHT, from the coding sequence ATGTCGTTCGCAGACAGCCTGGACATCTTGCACGAAGACAACCACTGCCTCGCGCTGAACAAGCCGGCGGGGTGGCCCACCACGCACTTCGACGGTAAGGACGAGACCGTCGATCGACTGGTTAAGGCGTACCTGAAAGAGAAGTACGACAAGCCGGGGAACGTGTTCCTCGGGGTCGTCCACCGACTTGATAAGCCGGTGAGTGGATCGCTGGTATTCGCGCGCACGAGCAAGGCCGCGGCGCGACTCAGCGAACAGTTCCGCGAGGGGGGCGTCGAAAAGGTGTACTGGGCGGTGATCGAGGCGCAAGCGCCCGGCCCCTGGGTCACCGCCGATAACGGCTCACTCGAAGACTGGCTCCAGAAGGATGATGACAACGCCCGGGTGGAAACCGTAGCGCCCGAAACGCCCGGCGCGCAGTTCGCGCGCCTGCTGTTCCAGGTGCGCGGGCGCCACAACGGTCTGATCTGGTTGGAACTGCGGCCGCACACCGGCCGCAAGCACCAACTGCGGGTGCAGCTCGCGTCGCGCGGCGCCTCGATTTATGGCGATCACAAGTACGGCAGCAAGCTGCCGTTCGGAAACGGGATCGCGCTGCACGCGCGGAGCCTCACGTTCCTGCACCCGACGTCCAAGAACCCCGTAACGGTGAAGTCGGAGGTGCCGAAGATCTGGCGCGGCCGGTTCGCTCATCTCCTGAACACCCACACATGA
- a CDS encoding DUF4956 domain-containing protein — MAKQGPEVPFEATTELPALTAEDIALRLVFAAGFGIAAGAAYYITQRKGRAESASFVATMVLLAILLGMVSMVIGTNIARAFALVGALSIVRFRTVVEDTRDTAFVIFAVVVGMAAGSGAYLVAAIGIPIVGLVAWLLAYWGRSGGAPPRATQQPPTTVVVRVGIGVDPDMALAAVFAKHTNAAELVAAGVVRQGTALDLTYSLRLRTGVPPLTLISELNRTEGVQGVDWKAEK, encoded by the coding sequence ATGGCTAAGCAGGGGCCGGAGGTTCCGTTCGAGGCAACGACCGAGTTGCCGGCGCTCACGGCCGAAGACATCGCGCTGCGACTCGTGTTCGCGGCCGGGTTCGGGATCGCGGCCGGGGCGGCGTACTACATCACGCAGCGAAAGGGGCGGGCGGAGTCGGCGTCGTTCGTGGCGACGATGGTGCTGCTGGCGATCTTGCTCGGGATGGTGAGCATGGTGATCGGCACCAACATCGCCCGGGCGTTCGCGCTGGTGGGAGCGCTGTCCATCGTGCGGTTCCGCACGGTGGTCGAGGACACGCGCGACACCGCGTTCGTGATCTTCGCCGTGGTGGTGGGCATGGCGGCCGGGTCCGGGGCGTACCTGGTGGCCGCAATCGGCATCCCGATCGTGGGTTTGGTGGCGTGGCTTCTTGCGTACTGGGGTCGGAGCGGCGGGGCGCCTCCCCGCGCGACGCAGCAACCGCCGACGACCGTGGTGGTTCGCGTCGGGATCGGGGTCGATCCCGATATGGCGCTCGCCGCGGTGTTTGCCAAACACACCAACGCGGCGGAACTGGTCGCGGCCGGAGTCGTGCGGCAGGGGACGGCACTGGACCTGACGTACTCGCTCCGGTTGCGAACCGGTGTGCCCCCGCTAACGCTCATCAGCGAGTTGAACCGCACGGAGGGGGTTCAAGGGGTGGACTGGAAGGCCGAAAAGTGA
- a CDS encoding ABC transporter ATP-binding protein: MSDAEPVVRLRNVTVRFGAQTVLQGVDLDIMPQDTLCVIGESGCGKTVLLKLIVGLLQPTEGEILFEGKPLHKLSERDLTQLRLRIGFLFQQAALFDSLNVFDNVAFGLRAKGGFAEADVSTRVRERVLEVGLPASVEPKMPAELSGGMRKRVGLARALALDPDVMLYDEPTTGLDPIMTDVINELILQTRSRRPVTSVIVTHELRTVEKCASRVVMLYPRSRLRSDEKQILYDGPPTGLAQADDARVRQFIQGEARDRLTELRDAP; this comes from the coding sequence ATGAGTGACGCAGAGCCGGTGGTTCGGTTGCGTAACGTGACCGTTCGGTTCGGGGCACAAACGGTGCTTCAGGGCGTGGACCTGGACATCATGCCCCAGGACACGCTTTGCGTGATCGGCGAAAGCGGGTGCGGCAAAACCGTGCTGCTGAAGCTCATCGTCGGCTTGCTCCAACCGACCGAAGGCGAGATCCTGTTTGAGGGCAAGCCGCTCCACAAACTCTCGGAACGCGATCTGACGCAACTCCGCCTACGGATAGGGTTTCTGTTTCAACAGGCGGCCCTGTTCGACAGCCTAAACGTGTTTGACAATGTGGCGTTCGGGCTGCGTGCGAAAGGCGGATTCGCGGAAGCGGACGTTAGCACGCGTGTGCGCGAGCGTGTGCTGGAGGTCGGCCTGCCGGCGAGCGTCGAACCCAAGATGCCCGCGGAGCTGTCTGGTGGGATGCGGAAGCGAGTGGGGCTCGCGCGGGCGCTCGCGCTCGACCCCGACGTGATGCTCTACGACGAACCCACCACCGGGCTCGATCCGATCATGACGGACGTCATCAACGAGCTGATCCTGCAAACCCGGAGCAGACGCCCGGTCACGTCCGTGATCGTCACGCACGAGTTACGGACGGTCGAGAAGTGCGCGAGCCGCGTGGTAATGCTGTACCCGCGCTCGCGGCTCCGCTCAGACGAGAAGCAAATCCTCTACGACGGCCCGCCAACGGGCCTGGCCCAAGCGGACGACGCACGTGTGCGGCAGTTCATTCAGGGCGAGGCCCGGGACCGGCTGACCGAACTAAGGGACGCGCCATGA